A window of the Desulfobacula toluolica Tol2 genome harbors these coding sequences:
- a CDS encoding type IV pilus secretin PilQ: MFFFQIKRINNIIKLLGFLGLVCLIVGCGAQKIETVTTAEQIQPQILDRTASVFSGKEISAVSIALRDNVIEIMIQGNQKLVGYASIKQPFPFGIAVYFPETQIADGLTTSVPENNSIGDLIVNYADEDKTTAKVEILLKEELDYDVMENDNVLKLTLFRGMETNQQALTGTVNSVPALADNPSQERVVSKENIIIPGKLATMTDIEFNTMENGKSDIVVQTTFPVKYDIIRGSNDKLYLNLYNTIIPEYHKRPILTHYFKSAVKSLLPVQVPGEKKNSKIEIEIREQVPYRIVQDQNIISLFFEPSTMEPPVFSKAKKTINSGEQLRVLEGQKKNIDLPGKTAAIPDKKKTIEEEIFGSPKKYTGEKIKLDFYETDIKNVFRILKSIGGLNFAIDQNVEGKVTLSLEDPLPWDQVLDLVLKMNNLGQKKEGNVIRIATLDTLKKDEQLEQDAIAARKKSLEQKKSLEPLVTEYMPINYSDAEADIKPHIDQILTKDRGKISVDKRTNMIIFTDTQAKVDQAREIIFRLDKVTPQIMIEAKIVEVTKNFSRALGIGFSFSESQTPHTGYDEDFNIALNNPSGSGGVGNFNFYRILGSNFLSMNAQIAASETKGDLKIVSSPRILTLDNKSAKITQGLEYGYLERDDTGGSSVSFKTVNLQLEVTPHVTQDKRISMVVHLTKNDIGDIINSVPSVTTNEAQTELLVNDNDTIVIGGIVKTSDNKGRTGAPILSEIPVLGRLFRTDTNTDNRNELLIFITPSIVQLEQKRNNLTTTIN; this comes from the coding sequence ATGTTTTTTTTTCAGATAAAGAGAATAAACAATATCATAAAATTATTGGGCTTTTTGGGGCTTGTATGTCTTATTGTCGGGTGTGGTGCCCAAAAAATTGAAACAGTTACAACTGCTGAACAGATACAGCCGCAAATATTAGATAGAACGGCTTCAGTTTTCAGTGGCAAAGAGATCAGTGCTGTAAGTATCGCGTTACGTGATAATGTTATTGAGATCATGATTCAAGGAAATCAGAAATTAGTAGGTTATGCTTCTATAAAACAACCTTTTCCCTTTGGAATTGCCGTTTATTTTCCGGAAACTCAAATTGCTGATGGATTAACCACGAGTGTGCCTGAAAACAACAGTATTGGTGATTTGATCGTAAATTATGCGGATGAAGACAAGACCACGGCCAAAGTTGAGATTTTGCTCAAAGAGGAACTTGATTATGATGTGATGGAAAATGACAATGTCCTGAAACTAACACTTTTCAGAGGCATGGAGACAAATCAGCAGGCTTTAACAGGGACAGTAAATTCAGTTCCTGCCCTTGCAGATAACCCTTCTCAGGAAAGAGTTGTATCCAAAGAGAATATAATTATTCCCGGTAAACTTGCGACAATGACCGATATTGAGTTTAACACAATGGAAAACGGAAAATCCGATATCGTTGTCCAGACAACTTTTCCTGTAAAATATGACATTATTCGGGGCAGTAACGATAAATTATATTTGAATCTGTATAATACAATTATCCCAGAGTATCATAAACGGCCAATTTTAACACACTATTTTAAATCTGCCGTCAAAAGTTTGCTGCCGGTTCAGGTTCCGGGAGAAAAGAAAAATTCTAAAATTGAAATAGAAATAAGAGAACAGGTGCCGTATCGCATTGTTCAGGATCAAAATATCATTTCATTGTTTTTTGAACCCTCTACAATGGAACCGCCTGTGTTCAGTAAAGCAAAGAAAACAATAAACAGCGGTGAGCAACTCCGAGTTCTCGAGGGCCAGAAAAAAAATATTGATTTGCCGGGAAAAACAGCAGCAATACCAGATAAAAAGAAAACCATTGAAGAAGAAATTTTTGGATCTCCAAAAAAATATACTGGCGAAAAAATCAAGCTGGATTTTTATGAAACAGATATCAAGAATGTCTTCAGGATACTTAAAAGTATTGGGGGACTCAATTTTGCCATTGATCAAAATGTTGAAGGAAAGGTAACCTTAAGCCTTGAAGATCCTCTTCCCTGGGATCAGGTGCTGGACCTTGTGTTAAAAATGAATAACCTGGGCCAGAAAAAAGAAGGGAATGTTATTCGCATTGCGACCTTGGATACCCTTAAAAAGGATGAACAATTAGAACAGGATGCCATTGCTGCCAGAAAAAAATCTTTGGAACAGAAAAAAAGTTTAGAACCTTTAGTCACAGAATATATGCCTATAAATTATTCAGATGCAGAAGCTGATATCAAACCTCATATAGATCAAATTTTAACAAAAGACAGAGGTAAGATCAGTGTGGATAAACGAACCAATATGATAATTTTCACTGATACTCAGGCAAAAGTGGATCAGGCCCGGGAAATTATTTTCAGGCTGGATAAAGTCACTCCTCAAATTATGATTGAAGCAAAGATTGTGGAGGTGACAAAAAATTTTTCACGGGCACTTGGGATTGGTTTTAGTTTTTCCGAGAGTCAAACTCCCCATACAGGATATGATGAGGACTTCAACATTGCCTTGAATAATCCTTCCGGGTCTGGGGGAGTCGGTAATTTTAATTTTTATAGAATTCTGGGATCTAATTTTTTAAGCATGAATGCACAAATAGCTGCATCTGAAACAAAGGGGGATCTTAAAATCGTGTCTTCTCCCAGGATACTTACACTGGACAATAAAAGCGCAAAAATCACTCAGGGCCTTGAATATGGATACCTTGAAAGGGATGATACAGGTGGGTCGTCTGTTAGCTTTAAAACAGTTAATTTGCAGTTGGAAGTTACTCCCCATGTAACACAGGATAAAAGAATTTCAATGGTTGTCCATTTAACAAAAAATGATATTGGCGATATTATTAATTCGGTTCCATCCGTTACAACCAATGAGGCTCAAACTGAGTTGTTAGTGAACGATAATGATACCATCGTTATTGGTGGAATCGTAAAAACATCTGATAATAAAGGCAGAACAGGAGCCCCCATTCTTTCCGAAATTCCTGTTTTGGGAAGACTGTTCAGAACAGATACAAATACCGACAATAGAAACGAACTCTTAATATTTATAACACCTTCAATTGTACAGCTGGAACAAAAAAGAAACAATTTAACAACAACAATAAATTAA
- a CDS encoding pilus assembly protein PilP: protein MIRVDSKIILLILCGLIFLLFACDDPPPVKAKLTPDVVSGKISQPIVQNKLEKDHKKNKLNLKAGLTSKTEPIPKANPTTKTEPIPKDESLAEKNHKVSEINSDMEKERHYDFKGKTDPFKPLIQDKPEENMPIVDDRPKRILTPLEKIDLNQIRLVAVIVMKDRQIAMVEEATGKGYEVAIGTYIGKNQGRVSEIKNNSIVIKELVRDYKGRPKERVQEIKLHKNDNEE, encoded by the coding sequence ATGATAAGGGTTGATTCAAAAATTATTTTATTAATATTATGCGGTCTTATCTTTTTGCTTTTTGCATGTGATGATCCGCCACCTGTAAAAGCTAAACTAACACCTGATGTCGTCTCAGGAAAAATAAGTCAACCCATTGTTCAAAATAAACTTGAAAAAGATCATAAAAAAAACAAATTAAACCTCAAAGCCGGATTAACATCCAAAACCGAACCAATTCCCAAAGCCAACCCAACAACTAAAACAGAACCAATTCCTAAAGACGAATCATTGGCAGAGAAAAATCATAAGGTATCAGAGATAAACTCGGATATGGAAAAAGAGCGGCATTATGATTTTAAAGGCAAAACAGATCCGTTTAAACCGTTAATTCAGGATAAACCGGAAGAAAACATGCCTATTGTTGATGACAGACCCAAAAGAATTCTGACCCCCCTTGAGAAAATTGACTTAAATCAAATTCGTCTGGTTGCCGTCATTGTCATGAAAGACAGGCAGATTGCAATGGTAGAGGAGGCTACAGGCAAAGGGTATGAGGTTGCCATCGGCACCTATATTGGAAAAAACCAGGGGCGAGTATCTGAAATTAAAAATAATAGTATTGTGATCAAAGAGCTTGTCAGGGATTATAAGGGAAGACCCAAAGAGCGTGTTCAGGAAATAAAACTTCATAAAAATGACAATGAGGAGTAA